Within the Acidobacteriota bacterium genome, the region TCTCATCCAGGCGGTAGGCGTCCACCAGCTTGCCGGGGTTCATACGTCCCTCGGGATCCCACAGGCGCTTGAACTCGCGGAACGCCCCCATCAGCTCGGGCCCGAACATCTTCGGCAGCAGCTCGCCGCGCGACTGCCCATCGCCGTGTTCGCCGGAGAGCGACCCGCCGTAGCGCAGCACGAGGTCCGCCGCCTCGTTGACGAAGGCGCGGTATTTCGCGATGCCGTCGCTCGTCGTCAACTCGAAGTCGGTGCGCGTGTGAACGCACCCGTGCCCGAAGTGCCCGTAGAGCGAGCCGTGATACCCGTACCGCGTCTGGAGCGCGCGAAAATCGCGCAGGTACTGGCCGAGCATGTCCGGCCTGACCGCGGCATCTTCCCACCCTTCCCACGCGTGGCGCTCACCGGGCACGAACGACGTCGCACCAAGCGCGGATTCGCGGACGCGCCACATCTCGCGCTGCGAAGCCGGCGAGAGGAAGAGCCGCCCTTCAGGCCCGGACGCCTGTGCAGGCAGCCGCGCGAGCAGCGCACGGGCCTTTTCTTCCGCTTCATGCGGTGTCGCGCCGCCGAATTCCGCCAGCAGCCACCCGCTGCCGCGCGGCAGCAGATCCAGCTCGCGCGGGTTCAGCCGCTTCTTCCGCATGTTCGACACGAGCACGTCGTCGAATCCTTCGAGCCCGATGACCCCCGACGCGACGACTTCCGGCACGTGGTCCGCGGCGACGTACACGTCGGGATAGCCGACGACCAGCAGCACGCGGTTCTGCGGGCTCTCGACGAGGCGAAGCGTCGCTTCCAGCACCGTGACGCAGGTCCCCTCGCTGCCGACGAGCGCCCTCGCCACGTGAAAGCCCTTTTCGGGCAGCAGGTCATCGAGATTGAAACCAGACACGCGGCGCGGGATATCGGGAAACCGCTGCCGCACCAGGTCCGCGAAGCGGTCGCGGATCGAGCTGAGGCCGGCATAGATTTCACCTTCGCGGCCGCCACCGGCAATCCGGCGACGCACGTCGCTGTCGCTCGTCGGGCCGACGTGCATCCGGACGCCATCGCCGGTGATGACGTCGAGCGACTCGACGTTGTCGACCGTCTTACCGGCCATGATCGAGTGCACGCCGCAGGAGTTGTTTCCGATCATCCCGCCGAGCGTGCACCGGCTATGGGTTGCGGGATCCGGTCCAAACGTGAGGTGATGCCGTTCGGCGGCGGCGCGCAGCACGTCGAGGATGACACCCGGTTCGACACGGGCGATGCGCCGCTCCGGATCGATCTCGACGATGCGGTTCATGTAGCGCGAAAAGTCGAAGACGACCGCGGCGTTGCAGCACTGGCCGGCGAGGCTCGTGCCCGCGCCGCGCGGCAGGACGGGCACGCCGTGCTCGCGGCAGACCGCGAGCGCGGCGACGACATCCTCCGCGTCGCGCGGAGTGAGGACCGCGATGGGGACCTGGCGGTAATTGGAGGCGTCTGTGGCGTAGAG harbors:
- a CDS encoding FAD-binding oxidoreductase; translation: MLDQALRGAVRGEVRFDAGSRALYATDASNYRQVPIAVLTPRDAEDVVAALAVCREHGVPVLPRGAGTSLAGQCCNAAVVFDFSRYMNRIVEIDPERRIARVEPGVILDVLRAAAERHHLTFGPDPATHSRCTLGGMIGNNSCGVHSIMAGKTVDNVESLDVITGDGVRMHVGPTSDSDVRRRIAGGGREGEIYAGLSSIRDRFADLVRQRFPDIPRRVSGFNLDDLLPEKGFHVARALVGSEGTCVTVLEATLRLVESPQNRVLLVVGYPDVYVAADHVPEVVASGVIGLEGFDDVLVSNMRKKRLNPRELDLLPRGSGWLLAEFGGATPHEAEEKARALLARLPAQASGPEGRLFLSPASQREMWRVRESALGATSFVPGERHAWEGWEDAAVRPDMLGQYLRDFRALQTRYGYHGSLYGHFGHGCVHTRTDFELTTSDGIAKYRAFVNEAADLVLRYGGSLSGEHGDGQSRGELLPKMFGPELMGAFREFKRLWDPEGRMNPGKLVDAYRLDENLRLGAGYRSPSLETHFHYPQDEGDFAEAALRCVGVGECRRLQGGTMCPSYRVTLEEKHSTRGRAHLLFEMTRGEVVKGGWKDEHVKDALDLCLACKGCKGDCPVSVDVATYKAEFLSHYYEGRLRPRHAYAFGLMFRWARLAAMAPRLANVLTQTPGLRTIARAVAGVARQREIPKFAGQPFTAWFARRAPHGARRTSHEVRRTSHVARRTSHVILFADTWNNYFLPDTARAAVAVLEAAGFTVEVPRSHMCCGRPLYDYGMLDTAKTVLADIMRKLRHERPDVPIVVLEPSCAAVFRDELLNLFPDDEEARALSRRVVLLSEFLAQHAPEFRPPLDADAMVHGHCHHTALMRMDAEKQVLEEMGVRLRVLDSGCCGMAGAFGFEAGHYDVSMKVGERVLLPAVRAAAPATYVVADGFSCREQIRQGTGRRALHLADLIALAIPKERRPD